Proteins encoded together in one Camelina sativa cultivar DH55 chromosome 9, Cs, whole genome shotgun sequence window:
- the LOC104711308 gene encoding uncharacterized protein LOC104711308 encodes MPSSFSKPVLDPSYSPPPVTPLLQDSSEAERRLREAEERLRDAMAELQRRQRSAARGSHAELCDHADVSCVANAIGNLCQSFLLSYGVRVGIGILLRAFKLARGQSYSSLLDLKQLVSEKDLIVREEACRIGLLFGGFTGSYHALRCCLRKWRKKETPLNSVLAGSIAGLSVLALDDSNQRRTLALYLLARLGQAAYNSAKSKNKFHLWGSHWRHGDSLLFSLACSQVMYAFIMRPETLPKSYREFIQKTGPVARPVYQAVRECCRGGPIDVASLSDYISSKNPASDVKVEEFASIIPCSAIHPNTNSCLAQNANAMSATFKKTFPLYFSLTFVPYVVLHLQKFVASPYRTSWLAIRDSVRSTSFLSAFVGIFQAFICAHRKVATKDHKLVYWFAGGVAALSVMLEKKPRRSELALYVLPRAGDSLWEILINRHLLPDIKNAEVALFCGCMGGIMYYLEHEPDTMAPFLRGLIRRFLASQISNPSSKYPQSSSYTYLQTLDALKKPKTQESREGETPKAEEKYNLEAIPGL; translated from the exons ATGCCTTCTTCGTTCTCCAAGCCGGTTTTGGATCCTTCGTATTCGCCTCCACCGGTAACTCCTTTACTTCAAGACAGCTCGGAGGCTGAGCGCCGGCTTCGCGAGGCGGAGGAGAGGCTACGCGATGCCATGGCGGAGCTTCAGCGTAGACAGCGCTCCGCCGCGCGTGGATCTCATGCGGAGCTTTGTGATCACGCTGACGTTTCCTGTGTAGCCAATGCAATCGGGAATTTATGTCAGagctttcttctctcttatgGTGTTAGAGTTGGGATCGGAATCCTTCTTCGCGCTTTTAAGCTCGCTAGGGGACAGTCTTATTCTTCGCTTCTTGATCTGAAG CAACTTGTCTCAGAGAAAGATTTGATAGTGAGGGAAGAGGCATGTCGTATTGGTCTACTATTTGGTGGCTTTACGGGCTCATATCATGCCCTTAGATGCTGTTTGAGGAagtggagaaagaaagagacgcCACTCAATTC AGTCTTAGCAGGTTCAATTGCGGGTTTGTCTGTCCTGGCTTTAGATGATTCCAACCAGCGGCGCACGCTTGCTCTATACCTCTTGGCTAGATTAGGCCAG GCGGCTTACAATTCCGCAAAGTCAAAGAACAAGTTCCATCTTTGGGGAAGCCATTGGAGACATGGAGATTCATTACTTTTTTCTCTTGCTTGTTCTCAG GTTATGTATGCCTTTATAATGCGTCCTGAAACCCTGCCAAAATCATATAGAGAATTTATTCAGAAGACTGGTCCAGTTGCAAGGCCTGTCTATCAGGCTGTAAGAGAATGCTGCAGAGGTGGTCCAATCGATGTAGCCTCCTTATCAGACTATATTTCTAGTAAAAACCCAGCTAGTGACGTGAAGGTGGAAGAGTTTGCTTCCATCATTCCTTGTTCAGCTATTCATCCAAACACTAACTCGTGTCTGGCCCAAAATGCTAATGCAATGTCAGCTACATTCAAGAAAACATTTCCATTATACTTCTCCCTGACATTTGTCCCATATGTCGTTCTACACCTGCAAAAG TTTGTGGCTTCCCCGTACCGGACATCTTGGCTTGCAATTAGGGATTCAGTTAGATCGACTTCCTTCTTGTCTGCTTTTGTTGGGATTTTTCAG GCTTTCATATGTGCACATAGAAAAGTTGCAACCAAGGACCACAAGCTCGTTTATTGGTTTGCGGGTGGTGTAGCCGCCCTTTCGGTTATGCTGGAGAAAAAACCTAGACGCTCTGAGCTTGCCCTATACGTTCTTCCACGAGCAGGAGATTCTCTGTGGGAGATACTTATAAACCGCCACCTTCTTCCCGATATTAAAAACGCTGAG GTGGCTTTATTCTGTGGATGTATGGGAGGAATCATGTACTACCTAGAACATGAACCGGATACAATGGCTCCATTTCTGAGGGGACTCATCCGTCGGTTTCTTGCTAGTCAAATAAGCAATCCTAGCAGCAAATACCCTCAGAGTTCGTCGTATACATATCTCCAGACTCTAGATGCATTGAAGAAACCGAAAACGCAGGAGAGCCGAGAAGGCGAAACTCCCAAAGCTGAAGAAAAGTATAACTTGGAGGCAATTCCTGGTCTTTAG
- the LOC104711314 gene encoding uncharacterized protein LOC104711314 yields the protein MSIKSVSLLVVILCIAVSANAQLPQFPPFPFPFPNPFNPSPGMPGMPGMPGMPDITKCWSTFMEWPGCFAEIRQAIMTHQFGSIGPACCKAFLDHEVNCNPFFPPMLKQLCVKSAGPPTTAP from the coding sequence ATGTCGATCAAGAGTGTTTCTCTCCTAGTGGTTATCTTATGCATTGCAGTCTCCGCTAATGCTCAGCTACCGCAGTTCCCCCCGTTCCCGTTtccatttccaaatccattTAATCCAAGTCCCGGTATGCCCGGAATGCCCGGAATGCCAGGAATGCCAGACATAACCAAATGCTGGTCGACATTTATGGAATGGCCAGGATGCTTTGCAGAGATCAGACAAGCCATCATGACCCACCAATTTGGCAGCATAGGTCCAGCTTGTTGTAAAGCTTTTCTAGACCATGAAGTTAACTGCAACCCGTTTTTCCCACCTATGCTAAAACAACTATGCGTCAAAAGTGCTGGTCCTCCAACCACCGCACCCTAA
- the LOC104711313 gene encoding uncharacterized protein LOC104711313, with translation MAATSSSPPCVNVSVSSHLLRKPSCTILRVFGLSQPGSRSNRRVGRLTVTRSNLAQDFLGDFGARDPYPEEIASQFGDKVLGCQSTEHKILIPNASVLSLSQLDCSPVSPSQPPLSADDARTLLHKVLGWSIVEDEAGSRKIRCMWKVRDFGCGVELINRIHKVAEASGHYPSLHLESPTQVRAELSTTSIGGLSLNDFIMAAKIDDIKTSDLSPRKRAWA, from the exons ATGGCCGCCACGTCATCATCACCGCCGTGTGTTAACGTCTCAGTGTCTTCCCACCTCCTACGTAAACCTTCTTGCACCATCCTTAGAGTGTTCGGTTTATCACAGCCTGGGAGCAGGAGTAACCGTAGAGTAGGACGGTTAACGGTGACCCGGTCTAATTTGGCGCAGGATTTTCTCGGTGATTTCGGAGCTCGTGACCCTTACCCTGAGGAGATAGCGAGCCAGTTCGGTGACAAAGTGTTGGGATGCCAAAGCACTGAGCACAAGATTTTGATACCAAACGCTTctgttttgtctctctctcagCTTGATTGTTCCCCTGTTTCTCCTTCACAGCCTCCTTTGTCCGCCGATGATGCTCGAACCCTCCTCCATAAG GTTTTGGGATGGAGTATAGTGGAGGATGAAGCAGGCAGTCGGAAAATAAGGTGCATGTGGAAGGTGAGGGATTTCGGGTGCGGTGTTGAACTCATAAACAGGATCCATAAGGTTGCTGAAGCTTCTGGTCATTACCCTTCTCTTCATTTGGAAAGTCCTACCCAAGTTCGAGCTGAACTATCCACCACTTCTATTG GAGGGTTGAGCCTGAATGATTTCATAATGGCGGCCAAGATAGATGATATCAAGACTTCTGATCTTTCCCCTAGGAAAAGAGCTTGGGCGTAA
- the LOC104711312 gene encoding polyadenylate-binding protein 1: MPLHDEQEHEVYGGEIPEEEEGEMDTEEYEEHGGEEGAAAGDEELEPGSSSRDLEDMKKRIKEIEEEAGALREMQAKAEKDMGAGQDPSGGVSSAEKEEVDSRSIYVGNVDYACTPEEVQQHFQSCGTVNRVTILTDKFGQPKGFAYVEFVEVEAVQNSLILNESELHGRQIKVSAKRTNVPGMKQFRGRRPFRPMRGFMPGPPFYPPYAYGRVPRFRRAMRYRPY; this comes from the exons atgCCGCTGCACGATGAGCAAGAGCACGAGGTGTACGGAGGAGAGATCccagaggaggaagaaggagagatggATACGGAGGAGTACGAAGAACACGGCGGAGAAGAAGGAGCCGCCGCCGGTGATGAGGAGCTTGAACCAGGCTCTAGCTCTAGG GACTTGGAGGATATGAAGAAACGAATTAAGGAGATCGAGGAAGAAGCTGGAGCTTTGCGTGAAATGCAAGCCAAAGCTGAGAAAGATATGGGAGCTGGTCAAG ATCCTTCAGGAGGTGTTAGTTCAGCTGAGAAGGAGGAAGTGGATTCGCGATCAATATATGTTGGCAAT GTGGACTATGCATGCACTCCAGAGGAAGTCCAGCAGCATTTTCAATCCTGTGGGACAGTGAATAGGGTTACGATTCTGACTGATAAGTTTGGTCAGCCTAAAGGTTTTGCCTATGTGGAATTTGTGGAAGTGGAAGCTGTTCAGAATTCTCTTATTTTGAATGAGTCAGAACTGCATGGTCGTCAGATAAAG GTGTCTGCAAAGAGAACTAATGTCCCAGGAATGAAACAATTTCGAGGAAGGCGTCCCTTTAGACCCATGAGGGGATTTATGCCAGGACCTCCATTCTACCCTCCATATGCCTATGG GAGAGTTCCCAGGTTCAGACGGGCCATGCGGTACAGACCGTACTGA
- the LOC104711309 gene encoding probable RNA methyltransferase At5g51130 has translation MKPTSCERMGRDNDQKKDKKKRKRSHENEKSIEKVVANEEKKVPTQPKQQQQGQQGNEKVPTQQKQQNQQQGNCNQSKKKKNQEVYPFGNYRNYYGYRISSDTDEDPRLKVLKKEWFEGKDCLDIGCNSGIMTIHIAKKFGCRSILGVDIDSSRIEDAHWHLRKFVRMQNSAKSSEKEPSSKIADRAHGSMEQSTSLSNGEVKADIPETKDLSQIVSFQKENFVLTRNLDDNRYDTILCLSVTKWVHLNWGDDGLITLFSKIWRLLQPGGIFIMEPQPWKSYENNRRVSETTAMNYRKIVLRPDRFQEILLDKIGFRTVEDLTSSLSGASKGFDRQILAFQK, from the exons ATGAAACCAACGTCGTGTGAGAGAATGGGTCGAGACAACGATcagaagaaggataagaagaagagaaagagaagccaTGAGAATGAGAAGAGTATTGAGAAAGTTGTAGCTAACGAAGAGAAGAAAGTCCCAACCCAGCCgaaacagcaacaacaaggaCAACAAGGGAACGAGAAAGTCCCAACCCAGCAGAAGCAGCAGAATCAGCAACAAGGGAACTGTAAtcaaagcaagaagaagaagaaccaagaaGTTTACCCTTTTGGAAACTACAGAAACTACTATGGCTACCGA ATTAGCAGTGACACGGATGAGGATCCTCGGCTTAAAGTATTGAAGAAAGAATGGTTTGAAGGCAAAGACTGTCTTGACATTGGCTGCAACAGCGGCATTATGACTATTCATATTG cTAAAAAGTTTGGTTGCCGGAGCATTCTTGGAGTTGATATTGATTCAA GTCGTATTGAGGATGCTCACTGGCATCTTAGGAAGTTTGTCAGAATGCAGAATTCTGCTAAGTCAAGTGAAAAGGAACCTAGTTCAAAGATTGCAGATAGAGCACATGGTTCAATGGAGCAATCTACTTCTCTCTCCAATGGCGAGGTGAAGGCAGACATCCCAGAAACTAAAGACCTGTCTCAGATTGTGTCCTTTCAGAAGGAGAATTTTGTTCTAACCCGAAATCTCGACGATAATCGTTATGATACAATTCTATG TTTAAGTGTGACAAAATGGGTTCATTTGAATTGGGGTGATGATGGTTTGATCaccttattttcaaaaatttggcgTCTTCTTCAACCG GGTGGTATCTTTATAATGGAACCTCAGCCTTGGAAATCGTATGAAAACAATCGTCGTGTCTCAGAG ACAACTGCGATGAATTACCGAAAGATTGTTTTACGTCCTGACCGTTTCCAAGAAATTCTTCTTGATAAG ATTGGTTTCAGAACAGTAGAAGATCTTACATCAAGCTTGTCCGGTGCAAGCAAAGGGTTTGATAGACAGATTCTTGCGTTCCAGAAATGA
- the LOC104711310 gene encoding RNA pseudouridine synthase 7 → MKRKQQEDDGVEKAVSTTTVVATSSNTMSTDHLLLQSSSKLSQKQDYIFHGGRRHVRPYYFEFISHVNKRWTGKTIVDLFADEFKGRPRDYYVGAVKSGRIKVDGEIVPVSYIVKSSQKITHFLHRHEPPVMIDDVVILHQEPDVVTVCKPASVPVHPCGQYRKNTVVGILDAEHDLGTLFPIHRLDRLVSGLLIIARTAAKADFFRLQIEGGLVKKRYIAKVIGVFPEDEMVVDANINYNGSEGRSTAEDAISSGDDKKVKGKPACTKFTRIATNGTHSLVSCEPVTGRTHQIRVHLQYTGHPIANDPLYLNQHIDNLETYIAKRIDAGERKMVSPDDYVYSSEDFSIDPMCTNCPKLIPQGYEEHDEALWLHCVQYSGTGWEYECPYPSWASL, encoded by the exons atgaaacgGAAACAGCAAGAAGACGACGGCGTAGAGAAGGCCGTCTCTACTACTACAGTCGTCGCCACTAGCTCAAACACCATGAGTACTGACCACCTACTTTTGCAGTCATCTTCTAAACTATCACAGAAACAGGACTACATCTTCCATGGAG GGAGACGCCATGTGAGGCCGTACTACTTCGAGTTCATTTCTCAT GTGAACAAAAGATGGACAGGGAAAACAATTGTGGATTTGTTCGCCGACGAATTTAAAGGACGGCCTCGTGATTATTAT GTTGGTGCAGTCAAAAGTGGTAGAATTAAAGTTGATGGAGAGATTGTACCTGTTTCTTACATTGTGAAATCATCACAAAAGATTACTCACTTTCTTCATAG GCATGAACCACCggtgatgattgatgatgttGTGATCCTTCATCAAGAACCTGATGTTGTTACTGTCTGCAAACCAGCTTCTGTTCCT gTGCATCCATGTGGTCAATACCGTAAGAACACGGTTGTTGGAATCCTTGATGCTGAGCATGATCTAGGCACTCTCTTTC CTATTCACAGATTAGACCGTTTGGTTTCTGGATTGCTCATCATAGCAAGAACTGCTGCAAAAGCTGATTTTTTTAGGCTACAG ATTGAGGGTGGACTGGTGAAGAAACGTTATATTGCAAAGGTTATTGGCGTGTTCCCAGAAGATGAG ATGGTAGTCGACGCCAACATAAATTATAATGGCAGCGAAGGAAGAAGCACAGCAGAG GACGCCATATCAAGTGGTGATGATAAGAAGGTGAAGGGGAAGCCTGCATGTACCAAGTTCACTAGAATCGCTACAAATGGGACTCATAGCCTCGTCTCGTGTGAACCAGTGACAGGACGAACCCATCAA ATTCGAGTGCATCTTCAATATACAGGGCATCCCATAGCAAATGACCCACTTTATCTCAATCAACACATAGATAATCTTGAGACCTATATTGCAAAAAGAATTGATGCGGGTGAGAGAAAGATGGTCTCTCCAGATGACTACGTGTATTCCAGTGAAGATTTCAGCATTGATCCAATGTGCACAAACTGCCCAAAGTTGATCCCACAAGG ATATGAGGAGCATGACGAGGCGCTCTGGCTACATTGCGTTCAATACTCTGGAACTGGATGGGAATACGAATGTCCTTATCCATCTTGGGCATCACTTTAG